The Cannabis sativa cultivar Pink pepper isolate KNU-18-1 chromosome 8, ASM2916894v1, whole genome shotgun sequence genomic interval GGTCCCAGTAAGCACAGAAGCGAAAAGAAACAATCTAATACATAGATTTAAAAGCCTGATAAAAACTATTTCTTTATTACTAATGAAAAAAGGCCTGAAAAATCGCTCTTCAGACCATTATCACTGATCCCCAATCAAGaatggaagaaaaaaaatatacatctgTATAGTTTCTCTAAGGTGGAAAAAAAGGCCTACCGTCAGCATCCACGTTGCATTTTCAACTTCATGTGGATTTGATTTGACATATCGATGATTAAAAGTACAACCATCATGCATATCAACCTTGTGATCATCCTTTAGATGCGCAACAAGAGTTGGGATGTCACCGGTGATTGAGCACTCAGATCCAGCATAAGGGCAATTGTATGGACGGAATCGACAATGTTGTTCATGCTTGAGCTTGCTATAGTATGGAAAAATATCATGGCAACCAAAACTCTGGTAGGTGCAGGGAAGTTCTAAAGATTCAGCAACTTTTTCCAAAGCCAAACACCTTATATTTCCAAGATCATAGCGGCATGTTGGGCAGCAATTATGCACTCTAACCTTGCAGTTTGAGCATAAAGTGTGACCGTTTGGACACTGCAAGAGCGGTTTTAGACAAAAATAACCAGAATCATAAGTACAAGCATGGAAGGAAATCCCATTACTTTATCATGAACAGAGGAGAGAAGTCGTATACGTTTCTTCCCAGTTTTCAATAAGATTAAGCTAAGCATTAAAGAAAAAACATACAAGCAATGATTGGTCGTTTACTCAGCAATGCTAACTAGTGCAGTGTCCATATATCAACATTCCACAATTCTAGTCAGTATTTCATTACTTTAGTATTAACAAAGAAGTGAAGCGGTGACAGTCAGGATTTGACTCCAGTTTTTAATAAGGTTAAATCAGTtggaaaaaaatatacacactaATTGATTGTCTACATGGATATGTTAAGCAACATCTATATATCATCATTCCATATCTTCAAAATTCCTATTAGAgcattctttctctgcaaattaaaaaatatatatacatatatatatatatatattatatattctaTCACTCTATCTCAATATGGCCTATATATTCATACACAACAGAACTTGAAAACCATAACAAATTCCCAAGACCGTACACCTTGATATAGACTCTTACATGATTACGAAATTACACAATTTCTTCTACAGCACTCCCATTTGATcataaaagtatatttttcaATCATAAAATCAATTAGCTTAGTACCAATTTTTGCAAGGATATGGTACAAACAATTCATTTCTAAGGAGTAATGAAATATTGATGAAAACTAATTTATCTTTTGAAGTAATTTGGCAATTATAGGATTGGTGTGAATTCATCTAATGAATTGATAGTGTGCAACATAAGATTGAAACAGTGAGAGCCAAATGGAAAATTGTAAACCAAACCTGATGAATTGGGGGATACATCAAACTTGTGCAAACTGGGCATTCAAGTAACTCATGCACACCATTAGTTGAATAAACTCCATTTTTGCTACCCAATCCAGCGGCTGTCTTTGTAACTGTGCTGGTAGATTCTGATTTTACTGCTACATCATAATCTGATATTGTAATGTGGGACTCAAGAACTTCTTTGAAAGTGCTGCCTCCGGGAGCCATTGACAATTCAAATATAATAGTGTTTCTAGGTCAGAAAATTAGGATTCTAAACAATATATGTCCAAATCATTCCCCTTTCAGATTCTCAGTATACAAAAGGCCTGTCAAAATAAAGTGAATCATGAATAAGAATGTCAAATATTACAAGCCATACGCAGTAAATTCATTTTTCATGACTATACTAAATTTGATTTAGAACAAGAAGAGTAAATTCAAAAAATGATATCTGCTATTTGCTCCAGACATGAAGACTATACGTCAGCAAGAACTTTCAAGCCTTTTTTGGCTGCtcccaaagaaaaagaaaatcctATCATTGCTCAAGTGAACATGCGTGTATCTAAACTGAAAAGGGATAtggtttttttctattttttttttttttggttataaaaataatatgtatgCTCTAGTATATTAAATGCTGAGTTTTAAACATACAAATATTCCCAGGCATTGCTGTGCTGGCCCCTATACCATCAAGGCAATGCATAGGATCtctaaaaacagaaaaaaataaatttccgAAAGCAATGATTTAGTATGCAGACGTAATAAGCTTTGACTTTAACATACAACTTGAATGTTCAAAAGATCCTCCTATGTTGTTATTACTATAATTTAAGTAACTCCTATGTCCTTTCATTGAATTTTCCACAGCATTTCTGGGTTTCTCAATCAAAATCCCATTTTGCTTAATCATCAGAAATATAGTGTTTAATGGAATGATCAGAGGTTAAGCTTTCCACATTGAAAAGCACTGATTGCCTCCAATAAACATTAAATTGTAtagagaaaagaagaataagaagaagaaaaaagacgCAGGAAGACAAATCATGCAGCATATGACCGTGAATCCAATATCTGAAATACTCAAAATGTAAACTAGAATTACAAGATTGTGAAATAGGATCATGTTACTGAAGAAAAGCTTTCATTCCAAATCTTACATCACCAAGAACTGGCTCAAATCTCCTACACACCTAAGTAAATCAGGGAAAACGAAGGTTCATCTAATCAAAACGGGGTTCACTGGATACAGCCTTCTTATTTGAATTGAACTATcctcataaataaattaaatcacTTACAAACAAAACCCAAACCCCCCTTTAGCGATTGATGAACCACATATTGTCCATTACATCAACCTTCATTGCCTCACCCCCACAACccctaaaaaaacaaaaacattaaaTTTAAGCATAAGAATATAACAAGCAAATCCCAATTTTGTTTTGCAGACAGCAAATCCCACTTTTAATTCTCATcatgtaattaaatataaagCTATATTCGCCAAGAGAGGGGAATATGACACTCAACTAAGAGCAAAGCAAAACCTAAGAATGCAAGATTGGGTCTTGTGGGAAAACAAACCTTTCAACTTAGATAATGAACAATGCAACAAAGTCAAGCATAATAAGGATATACCaaaaccaataattatataaatactcATATCGAGCCTCcaaaaaacaaaagtaaaatactcaataataatttatttattttaataaaaaaaaattacccagAAAGAAGAGACCAAAAACACAGATACCCAGTTGAGATTTCCAAGCGAAATGTCCCCAGAAACCACCAATTGACACAATTAAAACTGGGGTTCGCTccaaattagaagaaaaaaacaaaagggTTTATAGATTAAAATCTcgaaaaagaaacaaaagtaaaaACAAAACGAAACCCGGACCGCAAACCCCCAAAAAACCTCAAAGCCTATTACCTTGTTACCTGGATATCgatacatacatatattcacTCATTCATTCATTCAAGGTCCTCTTCTTCTTTGTATAAGAGCTCGCCATTAATGGTGTTTCTTTCTTTGTCTCTATGCttggaacaaaaaaaaaataaatacaattctACAATTCCGCGTAGGCCAAGACCCCCAAATTATTCTCCTCTCCAAATTATAAATGgatggaaaatattttttttatttttatttttcccattttaagtggaatttttatttattgatttttattatttatttatttatttattttgctgTGGGGAGGCGTGGACCAATGCCTCTACCCGCACGCAATGTTTGAAattcgattttttttaataagaagGTAACTCGGAATGATTTTTTGCCACGTGTATagtaatatttctttttcacatttatttattttgttttaacttTCCCCCTCTTTTCATCCTTTatgacttttttaaaaaaagaaatttactTTGATGGAacctttgtttttcttttttttttttaggtaattcaaaaaaaattacattaataatagGTTAATTATACAAAGTtcattataagaaaataatgttTAAAGAACATCCACCAATCTAGACTTACCAAGTGTTTTACAATGAtcaagaggaaaaaaaaaaaaggaaatttacatggtatactaacttttgccatttttttacaaaaatactgtcaggcggtaatttttactgtattttttataagtttcatactgcagtatacggtgttaaattttcactggtgttctactagtgttttactagtgttctactgttgttttgagttgttatgctttgtgttttactggtgttttataaaaacacagtatttttgaaaagatttccgtgtgacagtatttttgtaaaagttaacccaaattctagtatttttgtaagtttcccaaaaaaaaattaccgcTACTTCAACTAAGGGTCCAATAAGGCACAAGCTATCAAGCCTCCCACAAATGCGAAGCAAAGTAATCTAAATTTCTTTCCACATGAACAAGTGACAAATCAACCTTTCTAATGCTATTAACCAAAACTCCAGAATAACAATTCCCTTGTTCAACCTAGGAAAAAAGACATTAACATAAGAACAAATTATGATCGTAGTTGCCAATAGGGGATGGCAAAAT includes:
- the LOC115699435 gene encoding E3 ubiquitin-protein ligase SINAT2 — encoded protein: MAPGGSTFKEVLESHITISDYDVAVKSESTSTVTKTAAGLGSKNGVYSTNGVHELLECPVCTSLMYPPIHQCPNGHTLCSNCKVRVHNCCPTCRYDLGNIRCLALEKVAESLELPCTYQSFGCHDIFPYYSKLKHEQHCRFRPYNCPYAGSECSITGDIPTLVAHLKDDHKVDMHDGCTFNHRYVKSNPHEVENATWMLTVFNCFGRQFCLHFEAFQLGMAPVYMAFLRFMGDDNDSKKFSYSLEVGANGRKLIWQGIPRSIRDSHRKVRDSQDGLIIQRNLALYFSGGDRQELKLRVTGRIWKEE